In Stanieria sp. NIES-3757, the DNA window TGGTCAGAGGATTTATTGTGCTAATGCTAGCTACAGTCATCAGCAAGAAACTAGGGTTAAGCTTACTGGGTTTTCTGCTAGAAAAATTAGTTCTAGGAGCAGCCGTAGCTATGGCAGTGATTTTCCAGTCTCAATTCCGCCGTTTTCTCGAACAAATTGGCAGAGGGGAATTTTTGGAACTGTTTAAAACTTCGGTTCGACCAATTCCTCAACCAGATAGTGTGATTGACCGAATTGTCGATGCAGTTAAAGATTTATCTCAAAATCGAACTGGTGCCTTAATTTTGATTGAAACAAGTGGTTCATTGGAGAATGAAGATTTTGTTTCTCCAGGAGTAAATTTGAATGCAGAGGTTTCTAAAGAATTGCTGCAAACTATTTTTCAAACTACCACTTTGTTACACGATGGAGCCGTTTTGATTCGTGGTTCTCGGATCATCGCTGCTGCTGTAATTTTACCTTTGTCAGAAAGAACTGCTTCTAGACAATTGGGAACTCGTCATCGGGCAGCGATGGGAATGACGGAAAAGTCAGAAAACTGTATCTGTGTAGTAGTTTCTGAAGAAACTGGTTCAATTTCTCTAGCAGAAAAGGGAGTTCTCAATCGCCCCCTGACGAGTAATAAATTAAAAGAACTGTTACAGGCGAAATTTTCTCCTACGGTAGAACGAGATGCTGTTCGTTTGAGTCGCAAACTAGGTTTTCAAGGGCAAATTTTATTAAAGCGTTTGTTTCGTTTTTCTTCATCTACTTCTCAAGAGAAAAATAAATTAGAATAATTGTTTGATTAGAAGATTAAGGTCCAGAAAAGACTGCCGATTCAACATCTTCACGAGAGAGAGAATATTTGAAAGAGCGGACTAGATCTTTGCCTCTTTCTCCTTTTTCTAGATAACGTACTGTTAATTCTTCTATTTCTAAACAAATCTCTGCTGTCCAAGTTGGTCGCTCTACATACCAACAATGGAGATTAACATCGTCTTGTTGACAACCAAGATGAGTAAGCCATTGTTCTATTTTGGGTAAAGGATGATTGTATAACGGAGTATCAGATTGAGGAAGTTCCATTGATGGTAAAGTTTCTTATTTTCTAAACATCAATATAAACTAGAATGATTCACCTCGGAGATAAGCGATCGCAATTACTAAAATCAGACAACCAATAAAAGTCAAACCGAGAATGAATAAAACAAATATTTCTCCTGAAGATAGAGGACGATCTGTAGGATCTAAATAGGCGGTTTGTGACCATTTGCTTTGAGAGGATTGTTCCCACTCGGTTGGTGCTTGAATGACATTGAGCCGAGAATAACCAATTTTTAGATCGTAAAGCGATCGCTTTTCGGGACTACTCAGTGTTGCATAAGCTTCGTTGAGTTGCTGAAATTTGGCTTTGGCTAATTCTGGAGGAAGGATCGTTGTGTCTGGATGATAGGTTTTACTTAATGTTCGGTAACTTCGTCTAATTTCCAGCATTGAGGCTGAAGGATGCAAATCCAAAAGACTATAGTAAGTGTTAGCTAGCTTGGATTTTAAGGGAATGGATTGGGTTTTGGTTTGGCTAGTTTTACTATCTTGTCTCACTCTGTTTCTGAGCAATACTAAAGTAATTGGTTTATTTTATTAATAGTTAGCTAATTTTGATGGTTAGATCAACTAACTTACAGGGGATAATAAACATCTGATCACTAAAATAATTATCTTGAGCTGGCTTGAGCATGATTTTTGTTCGATTAAACCCCTTAAAAGCTTTATTTAAGATCAACTGGAAACAATTATGTCTGTCTAGCTTGATTTGTTTGTTGCTAATTACCAGTTGCATCATCGGTTGGAACAATCCAGCGATCGCAGGAATTAATGACGATAAATACGATGGCAATATTTTTGTTTTATTTGCTGGTAATGGTTCTATCGTTCCTCCTCGCTTTGAGTTAGCAGAATCTTTGCAAAGGAAAAAACCAACTTTTTTGGTCTATTATCTCGATGACAGTCGTGATTGTAAGGAATTTTCAATTGTTGTGACTCGTTTACACGATTTTTATGGACGTGCAGCTAGTTTTATTCCAGTTAGCGTTGATTCTCTACCACTAAACTCTCGTCCTACTCCCGAAGAGCCTGCTTATTATTATGAAGGCGTAGTTCCTCAAACTGTTTTGCTTGATGCTGATGGCAAAGTAGTTTTTAATGGCAAAGGACAAGTGAAGTTTGAAGAAGTGGATGATGTGTTTCGTGAGATATTTGATTTATTACCTCGTTCAGAATCAGTTGAATTAAAACGTCGTTCTTTTAATGAATTTAATTCAGAATTGGTTAATTAATGATTTAAAATAATGCCAACATTGGGATTGGGGTGGGCTAGGTAAATTTGTTGGCAAACATGAAATATTTCAGGAATTTAATTAGTTATTTAAGTAACATAACGTCCCAAAATAATTAAATCTCTCTCAATGAGATCGAGGGTTGCAACTCCAGGAAGATAACCCCATTGTTCAAACTGATATTTATTAAATAAATTTAAACTTGGTTGATTATGAGCAAAAATAAAAGCAAGTAGCCTTTTTAGCTTTAATTGAGGACTATGCGCGATCGCTTTTTGTAATAAACTTTGAGCAATTCCTTGACGTTGATGAGAAGGACTCACATAAATACTAATTTCCGCAGTTGCATGGTAAGCAGGACGACCGTAAAACGGCTGAAAACTTAGCCAACCAACCACAACTTTATCTTTTTCTACTACCCAAATAGGACGATTAGTATCACGGTTATGAAACCAAGCAATTCGGCTTTCTTTGGTTACGGGATTGAGATCTGCGGTAGCCAGGCGACCAGGAATAGAATCATTATAAATAGTCACAATAGTTGATAAATCGGTTTCGACAGCATTCCGAATTAACATAGCCACCAAATTGCATCACAAAATTTACTTTAAACTAATTACTTTCTAGGGAAAGTTATAGTTATAATCGCGGTGTTTAAAATTACCGAGATTAGCGTAGGCAATATGAAATATTCTGTCGGCTGGTTAATTAGTTTCCATGCAGACAAAATTTTAAAGTTTAAGAGGAAATTAATTCATCAATATTGGTTATTACCACTCTTTACTTTAAGTTTACTTCTGACCACTTTTTTCCCTCTCATTAGTTATTCTTTTCCCATTAGTTCAACTCAAGCTTGTAATTTTGACCGAACTTCCAGAGAATTGAGAGGAGTTTGGCTAACCAATATAGATAGCGATGTTCTCTTTTCTCCCCAAACCACTACTCAAGCGATCGCTCAATTAGCCAAATCAAACTTTAATACTCTTTATCCTACCGTTTGGAATTGGGGTTATACTCTTTATCCTTCAACAGTTGCCCAAAAAATCACTGGATATTCTCTCGATCCTCAAGAAGAATTACAAGGAAGAGACGTGCTACAAGAAATCATCGAACAGGGACATCAACAAAAAATGTCCGTTATTCCTTGGTTTGAATTTGGTTTTATGGCACCCGCTGATTCAGAGTTAGCCAAACAACATCCTCAATGGCTTACTCAACGGTATGATGGTAGTACAATTTGGTGGGAAGGCAAAGTTCATCAACGAGTTTGGCTTAATCCTTTAAATTCAGAAGTCCAACAATTTATTACTGATTTAATCGTTGAAATTGTCAGTAATTATGATGTAGATGGCATCCAACTAGACGATCACTTTGGCTATCCTGCCGAGTTGGGTTACGACCAAGTTACTGTAAAGCTTTATCAACAGGAACACGATGGTAAATCTCCACCAAACGATCCTAACGACGCAGAATGGATTCGTTGGCGAGCAGATAAAATTACTGCTTATATGAAACAATTGTTTCAAGCGATCAAACAAGCTAATCCCAATGCAATCGTATCTTTATCTCCTAACCCACACAAATTTTCTCTCGAATCGTTTTTGTTGGATTGGCATCAATGGGAACAAGCAGGATTAATTGAAGAATTAATTATCCAAGTATATCGTCAAGATTTAGATAGCTTTGTTCAAGAATTAAACCAACCAGAAGTAATTACGGCTAGTAATCATATTCCTGTAGGGATTGGCATTTTATCTGGTTTAAGAGGTCGTTGGGTAAGTCTAGCTCAAATTAAACAACAAGTTAAAGCCACACGCGATCGTAATTTGGCTGGAGTATCCTTTTTCTTTTACGAAAGTCTTTGGAATATGGCTTTGGAAACCCCCGAAGCTCGACAAACCCTCTTAAAATCTCTTTTTACCCCTAAACTAGAACGTCCCAGTATTGTAGATTGTCAAAAAGCGAGCCATGCATAATAAATTAAAATTTCTTACCGATGATGATTATCAACTATTACTAGAGAAAGCTCAGATTACTATCTATCAAAAAAATACTAATATTCTAGAAGAAGGACTTCTTTCGACAGCAATATATATTCTTCGTAAAGGAAGCGCGAGAGTAGAACATTCTTCTTTAGGAAAAGGAGTTGCCATCTCTTTTTTATTTCCTGGAGATATTTTTGGGGAAATGTCTTTCCTTGAAGATACTCCTACAAGTGCAACAATTATTGCAGAAGAAGAAGTCGAAGTATTTATGCTTGAAAATACTACTCTCTACTCTTTACTCGTTTCTATTCCTGGTTTATCTGCTCGTTTTTATCAATCTATCGCGAGCAATTTATCCCATCGTTTGCGAGAAACTTCTTCATTAGTATCATCTCTTCTCAACAAAGTGAGCTTTCAAACTGAATTTCATACTAAAAGAACTGGTTATCTGGGACAAGATAATATTCCAGCAGAATTAATTAGCGAAGTAGAATTATTTAAAGATAATTTAGTAGAAATCGAGCAATCTTTACGCGCTAATAAAATTAATTCAGAAGAAGCACAACATTCAATTTCTAATGCTTGCAATCTTATCTTTAGCTCTTTAAGAGAATATATCATTCAAAACCAAGAAATCGAAAAAGCGATCGGTACTTATTTTTTTCGAGAAACTTTTTCAATTTTTATGCTCAGTAGTTTAATTGATTCTGCATTTCGTAAACCCCAAAGCTATGCTGGAGATTCTTATATTGATTTTTACATAATTGAGCTATTATCTCACAATGAGCCTGAAGGGGATGGACACTTAGGAATTTATATAGATCGGTGGATTCGTTCGATGCCTTCTTGCTTAGCTTTAAAAAATAGAGGTGTTATTATTTCTGCCACGATTAAAAGACTAGCTTCTAATTGGACTTCTGATGCTCTGATGCCAATCACTAACTTAGCTAGTGGTTCTGCTAGTGAAATTTTAGACTTCTATCTGAACCATAAATCACCAAATGTTTATGTTACTTGCATTGATATGAATTATCGGTATTTATCATCTGCTGCTAATTTGGCACGAAAACTAGGATTTATTGATTTTTTAACCTTTATTCAAGATAACATCCTTTTACTATCTCAAGGCTACCATCAAATCGATATTTCACCCCAGCAGATGATTTATAGCGTCGGCATAAGTAACTATCTTCAAGATTCGGAACTTATTAATGTTCTTAACTGGATTTATCAGCATCTTCTCCCAGGTGGGACTGTAGTTTTAGGAAATTTTCATGCTGCTAATCCTGATCGGGTGTTATTAGAAC includes these proteins:
- a CDS encoding phcB protein, yielding MHNKLKFLTDDDYQLLLEKAQITIYQKNTNILEEGLLSTAIYILRKGSARVEHSSLGKGVAISFLFPGDIFGEMSFLEDTPTSATIIAEEEVEVFMLENTTLYSLLVSIPGLSARFYQSIASNLSHRLRETSSLVSSLLNKVSFQTEFHTKRTGYLGQDNIPAELISEVELFKDNLVEIEQSLRANKINSEEAQHSISNACNLIFSSLREYIIQNQEIEKAIGTYFFRETFSIFMLSSLIDSAFRKPQSYAGDSYIDFYIIELLSHNEPEGDGHLGIYIDRWIRSMPSCLALKNRGVIISATIKRLASNWTSDALMPITNLASGSASEILDFYLNHKSPNVYVTCIDMNYRYLSSAANLARKLGFIDFLTFIQDNILLLSQGYHQIDISPQQMIYSVGISNYLQDSELINVLNWIYQHLLPGGTVVLGNFHAANPDRVLLEHILEWHLVYRTAKELENLFAQSKFNSLPVEIHSDDYGVELFVVCTKA
- a CDS encoding GCN5-related N-acetyltransferase codes for the protein MLIRNAVETDLSTIVTIYNDSIPGRLATADLNPVTKESRIAWFHNRDTNRPIWVVEKDKVVVGWLSFQPFYGRPAYHATAEISIYVSPSHQRQGIAQSLLQKAIAHSPQLKLKRLLAFIFAHNQPSLNLFNKYQFEQWGYLPGVATLDLIERDLIILGRYVT
- a CDS encoding hypothetical protein (protein of unknown function DUF147), translated to MQSSGFFPDFNWIPSWLPNSIDIALVLALSYALLLVIGEGERRSLWMVRGFIVLMLATVISKKLGLSLLGFLLEKLVLGAAVAMAVIFQSQFRRFLEQIGRGEFLELFKTSVRPIPQPDSVIDRIVDAVKDLSQNRTGALILIETSGSLENEDFVSPGVNLNAEVSKELLQTIFQTTTLLHDGAVLIRGSRIIAAAVILPLSERTASRQLGTRHRAAMGMTEKSENCICVVVSEETGSISLAEKGVLNRPLTSNKLKELLQAKFSPTVERDAVRLSRKLGFQGQILLKRLFRFSSSTSQEKNKLE
- a CDS encoding hypothetical protein (protein of unknown function DUF187) is translated as MKYSVGWLISFHADKILKFKRKLIHQYWLLPLFTLSLLLTTFFPLISYSFPISSTQACNFDRTSRELRGVWLTNIDSDVLFSPQTTTQAIAQLAKSNFNTLYPTVWNWGYTLYPSTVAQKITGYSLDPQEELQGRDVLQEIIEQGHQQKMSVIPWFEFGFMAPADSELAKQHPQWLTQRYDGSTIWWEGKVHQRVWLNPLNSEVQQFITDLIVEIVSNYDVDGIQLDDHFGYPAELGYDQVTVKLYQQEHDGKSPPNDPNDAEWIRWRADKITAYMKQLFQAIKQANPNAIVSLSPNPHKFSLESFLLDWHQWEQAGLIEELIIQVYRQDLDSFVQELNQPEVITASNHIPVGIGILSGLRGRWVSLAQIKQQVKATRDRNLAGVSFFFYESLWNMALETPEARQTLLKSLFTPKLERPSIVDCQKASHA
- a CDS encoding heat shock protein DnaJ domain protein encodes the protein MRQDSKTSQTKTQSIPLKSKLANTYYSLLDLHPSASMLEIRRSYRTLSKTYHPDTTILPPELAKAKFQQLNEAYATLSSPEKRSLYDLKIGYSRLNVIQAPTEWEQSSQSKWSQTAYLDPTDRPLSSGEIFVLFILGLTFIGCLILVIAIAYLRGESF